In the Klebsiella aerogenes KCTC 2190 genome, one interval contains:
- the recG gene encoding ATP-dependent DNA helicase RecG, whose product MSGRLLDAVPLNSLTGVGAAQSSKLAKIGLHTVQDLLLHLPLRYEDRTHLYQIGELLPGVYATVEGEVLNSNITFGGRRMMTCQISDGSGILTMRFFNFNAAMKNSLATGRRVLAYGEAKRGKFGAEMIHPEYRVQGDMSTPELQETLTPVYPTTEGIKQATLRKLTDQALELLETCAISELLPPELAQGMMSLPEALRTLHRPPPSLQLSELESGKHPAQQRLILEELLAHNLSMLALRAGAQRYHALPLSANDTLKTQLLASLPFKPTGAQARVTAEIERDMALDVPMMRLVQGDVGSGKTLVAALAALRAIAHGKQVALMAPTELLAEQHANNFRSWFAPLGIEVGWLAGKQKGKARQAQQEAIANGEVQMIVGTHAIFQEQVQFNGLALVIIDEQHRFGVHQRLALWEKGQQQGFHPHQLIMTATPIPRTLAMTAYADLDTSVIDELPPGRTPVTTVAIPDTRRSDIIDRVRNACTQEGRQAYWVCTLIEESDLLEAQAAEATWEELKLALPELNIGLVHGRMKPAEKQAVMQAFKQGEMHLLVATTVIEVGVDVPNSSLMIIENPERLGLAQLHQLRGRVGRGAVASHCVLLYKSPLSKTAQKRLQVLRDSNDGFVIAQKDLEIRGPGELLGTRQTGNAEFKVADLLRDQAMIPDVQRIARHIHERYPLQAQALIERWMPETERYSNA is encoded by the coding sequence ATGTCAGGCCGCCTGTTAGATGCCGTCCCGCTCAACTCGCTGACCGGCGTTGGCGCCGCACAGAGCAGCAAACTGGCGAAAATCGGTCTGCATACGGTTCAGGACCTGCTACTTCACCTGCCGCTACGCTATGAAGACCGGACTCACCTGTACCAAATCGGCGAACTGCTGCCGGGCGTCTACGCAACCGTAGAGGGTGAAGTGCTCAACAGCAATATCACCTTCGGCGGCCGCCGGATGATGACCTGTCAGATCAGCGACGGCTCCGGCATCCTGACCATGCGTTTTTTCAACTTCAACGCGGCGATGAAAAACAGCCTGGCGACCGGTCGTCGCGTGCTGGCCTACGGCGAAGCTAAACGCGGCAAGTTTGGCGCCGAGATGATCCACCCGGAATATCGCGTACAGGGTGATATGAGTACCCCGGAGCTACAGGAAACCCTCACTCCGGTCTACCCAACCACTGAAGGCATTAAGCAGGCGACGCTGCGCAAACTCACCGATCAGGCGCTTGAGCTGCTGGAAACCTGCGCGATTAGTGAACTGCTGCCGCCGGAGCTGGCGCAGGGGATGATGAGCCTACCGGAGGCGCTGCGTACGCTGCACCGCCCGCCGCCGTCGCTACAGCTCAGCGAGCTAGAGAGCGGTAAACATCCGGCACAGCAGCGTCTTATCCTGGAAGAGTTGCTGGCGCATAATCTCAGCATGCTGGCGCTTCGCGCCGGCGCCCAGCGCTACCATGCGCTGCCGCTCAGCGCCAACGACACGCTGAAAACCCAGCTCCTGGCTTCCCTGCCCTTTAAACCAACGGGCGCGCAGGCGCGCGTCACCGCGGAGATCGAGCGCGATATGGCGCTGGACGTGCCGATGATGCGCCTGGTACAGGGCGACGTCGGATCCGGTAAAACGCTGGTTGCCGCGCTGGCCGCCTTGCGCGCTATCGCCCATGGTAAGCAGGTGGCGCTGATGGCGCCGACCGAACTGCTGGCCGAGCAGCACGCCAATAATTTCCGCAGCTGGTTCGCGCCGCTGGGCATTGAAGTCGGCTGGCTGGCTGGCAAACAGAAAGGCAAAGCGCGCCAGGCGCAGCAGGAAGCCATCGCCAACGGTGAAGTGCAGATGATTGTCGGCACCCACGCCATTTTTCAGGAGCAGGTGCAGTTTAACGGCCTGGCGCTGGTGATTATCGACGAACAGCACCGCTTTGGCGTTCATCAACGCCTGGCGCTGTGGGAAAAGGGCCAGCAGCAGGGCTTCCACCCGCATCAGCTGATCATGACCGCAACACCGATTCCGCGCACCCTGGCGATGACCGCCTATGCCGACCTCGATACCTCGGTTATCGATGAGCTGCCGCCGGGCCGTACCCCGGTAACGACCGTCGCTATCCCGGACACGCGCCGCAGCGACATTATCGACCGCGTGCGTAACGCCTGCACCCAGGAAGGTCGCCAGGCCTATTGGGTCTGTACGTTGATTGAAGAGTCCGATCTGCTGGAAGCCCAGGCGGCGGAAGCCACCTGGGAAGAGCTCAAACTGGCGCTGCCGGAACTTAATATCGGCCTCGTCCACGGGCGGATGAAGCCAGCGGAGAAACAGGCCGTAATGCAGGCCTTCAAGCAGGGCGAGATGCACCTGCTGGTCGCCACCACGGTGATTGAAGTCGGCGTTGACGTCCCTAACTCAAGCCTGATGATTATTGAAAACCCGGAGCGTCTTGGTCTGGCGCAGCTGCACCAGCTACGCGGGCGCGTTGGGCGCGGCGCCGTCGCCTCCCACTGCGTGCTACTCTATAAATCGCCGCTTTCCAAAACGGCGCAGAAGCGCCTGCAGGTGCTGCGCGACAGCAACGACGGTTTCGTCATCGCCCAGAAAGACCTGGAAATCCGCGGCCCCGGCGAGCTTCTCGGCACCCGCCAGACCGGCAACGCCGAATTTAAAGTAGCGGACTTGCTGCGCGATCAGGCCATGATCCCCGATGTTCAGCGCATTGCTCGCCATATTCACGAACGCTATCCGCTGCAGGCACAGGCGCTGATTGAGCGCTGGATGCCGGAAACCGAACGCTATTCCAACGCGTAG
- the glpX gene encoding class II fructose-bisphosphatase: MKRELAIEFSRVTEAAALAGYKWLGRGDKNTADGAAVNAMRIMLNLVNIDGTIVIGEGEIDEAPMLYIGEKVGTGKGDAVDIAVDPIEGTRMTAMGQANALAVMAVGDKGCFLNAPDMYMEKLIVGPGAKGAIDLNLPLEENLRNIARALNKPLAELTVTVLAKPRHDAVIAQLQQLGVRVFAIPDGDVAASILTCMPDSEVDVLYGIGGAPEGVVSAAVIRALDGDMQGRLLARHHVKGDSEENRRIGENELARCKTMGIEAGKVLRLDEMARSDNVIFSATGITKGDLLDGITRKGNMATTETLLIRGKSRTIRRIQSIHYLDRKDPDVQQHIL, encoded by the coding sequence ATGAAACGAGAACTGGCCATCGAATTTTCGCGTGTCACCGAAGCCGCCGCGCTGGCGGGCTATAAATGGCTGGGCCGCGGCGATAAAAATACCGCCGACGGCGCAGCGGTTAACGCCATGCGCATTATGCTTAACCTCGTCAATATCGACGGCACCATCGTCATCGGCGAGGGCGAAATCGATGAAGCGCCGATGCTCTATATCGGCGAAAAAGTGGGTACCGGCAAAGGCGACGCGGTAGATATCGCCGTCGACCCAATTGAAGGCACCCGCATGACGGCCATGGGCCAGGCCAACGCGCTGGCAGTGATGGCGGTCGGCGATAAAGGCTGCTTCCTCAACGCGCCGGATATGTATATGGAAAAGCTGATTGTCGGCCCCGGCGCTAAAGGCGCTATCGATCTCAATCTGCCGCTGGAAGAGAATTTGCGCAACATCGCCCGCGCGTTGAATAAACCGCTCGCTGAACTGACCGTCACCGTGCTGGCGAAACCCCGCCACGACGCGGTCATTGCGCAACTGCAGCAGTTGGGCGTGCGCGTGTTCGCGATCCCCGATGGCGACGTGGCGGCCTCTATCCTTACCTGCATGCCGGATAGCGAAGTCGACGTGCTGTACGGCATCGGCGGCGCGCCGGAAGGCGTGGTTTCGGCGGCGGTGATCCGCGCGCTGGACGGCGATATGCAGGGCCGCCTGCTGGCTCGTCACCACGTGAAGGGCGACAGCGAAGAGAACCGCCGTATCGGTGAAAACGAACTGGCGCGCTGCAAAACCATGGGCATCGAAGCGGGCAAAGTGCTGCGTCTTGATGAAATGGCGCGCAGCGATAACGTCATCTTCTCCGCCACCGGGATTACCAAAGGCGATCTACTGGACGGCATTACCCGCAAGGGCAATATGGCGACTACTGAAACGCTGCTGATCCGCGGTAAATCGCGGACTATCCGCCGTATTCAGTCGATTCATTACCTCGACCGAAAAGACCCGGACGTCCAGCAACACATCCTGTAA
- the spoT gene encoding bifunctional GTP diphosphokinase/guanosine-3',5'-bis pyrophosphate 3'-pyrophosphohydrolase, with protein MYLFESLNQLIQNYLPEEQIKRLRQAYLVARDAHEGQTRSSGEPYITHPVAVACILAEMKLDYETLMAALLHDVIEDTPATYQDMEQLFGKSVAELVEGVSKLDKLKFRDKKEAQAENFRKMIMAMVQDIRVILIKLADRTHNMRTLGSLRPDKRRRIARETLEIYSPLAHRLGIHHIKTELEELGFEALYPNRYRVIKEVVKAARGNRKEMIQKILSEIEGRLQEAGIPCRVSGREKHLYSIYCKMVLKEQRFHSIMDIYAFRVIVHDPDICYRVLGQMHSLYKPRPGRFKDYIAIPKANGYQSLHTSMIGPHGVPVEVQIRTEDMDQMAEMGVAAHWAYKEHGGESSTTAQIRAQRWMQSLLELQQSAGSSFEFIESVKSDLFPDEIYVFTPEGRIVELPAGATPVDFAYAVHTDIGHACVGARVDRQPYPLSQPLSSGQTVEIITAPGARPNAAWLNFVVSSKARAKIRQLLKNLKRDDSVSLGRRLLNHALGGSRKLAEIPPENIQRELDRMKLATLDDLLAEIGLGNAMSVVVAKNLQQGEASAAPVPANASNHGHLPIKGADGVLITFAKCCRPIPGDPIIAHVSPGKGLVIHHESCRNIRGYQKEPEKFMAVEWDKETAQEFIAEIKVDMFNHQGALANLTAAINTASSNIQSLNTEEKDGRVYSAFIRLTARDRVHLANIMRKIRVMPDVIKVTRNRN; from the coding sequence TTGTATCTGTTTGAAAGCCTGAATCAGCTGATTCAAAACTACCTGCCGGAAGAGCAAATCAAGCGCCTTCGGCAGGCGTATCTCGTTGCACGTGACGCTCACGAGGGTCAGACACGTTCAAGCGGTGAACCCTATATCACGCACCCGGTAGCGGTGGCCTGCATTCTGGCCGAGATGAAACTCGACTACGAAACGCTGATGGCCGCGCTGCTGCATGATGTGATTGAAGATACCCCTGCAACCTACCAGGACATGGAACAGCTTTTTGGTAAAAGCGTCGCCGAACTGGTAGAGGGGGTGTCGAAACTTGATAAGCTCAAGTTCCGCGATAAGAAAGAGGCGCAGGCCGAAAACTTTCGCAAAATGATCATGGCGATGGTGCAGGATATCCGCGTCATCCTCATCAAACTTGCCGACCGCACCCACAATATGCGCACCCTGGGCTCGCTACGCCCGGATAAACGCCGCCGCATCGCCCGCGAAACGCTGGAAATTTATAGCCCGCTGGCGCACCGTTTAGGTATCCATCACATCAAAACCGAGCTCGAAGAGCTGGGCTTTGAAGCACTGTACCCTAACCGCTACCGCGTCATCAAAGAAGTGGTTAAAGCAGCGCGCGGTAATCGTAAAGAGATGATTCAAAAGATCCTCTCTGAAATCGAAGGGCGTTTACAGGAAGCGGGGATCCCCTGCCGCGTCAGCGGTCGCGAAAAGCATCTGTACTCCATTTACTGCAAAATGGTGCTTAAAGAGCAGCGTTTTCACTCGATCATGGATATTTACGCCTTCCGCGTTATTGTTCACGATCCCGATATCTGCTATCGCGTGCTGGGCCAAATGCACAGCCTCTACAAGCCGCGTCCCGGTCGTTTCAAAGATTACATCGCCATTCCAAAAGCGAACGGCTATCAATCTTTGCACACCTCGATGATTGGCCCCCACGGCGTCCCGGTCGAGGTACAAATCCGTACCGAAGATATGGACCAGATGGCGGAAATGGGGGTTGCGGCGCACTGGGCTTATAAAGAGCACGGCGGCGAAAGCAGCACGACCGCGCAAATCCGCGCTCAGCGCTGGATGCAAAGCCTGCTGGAACTGCAGCAGAGCGCCGGTAGCTCGTTTGAATTTATCGAGAGCGTTAAATCCGATCTGTTCCCGGATGAGATTTACGTTTTCACCCCGGAAGGGCGCATTGTCGAACTGCCTGCCGGCGCCACGCCGGTGGACTTCGCCTATGCGGTGCATACCGATATCGGCCATGCCTGCGTCGGCGCGCGCGTCGACCGTCAGCCCTATCCGCTGTCGCAACCACTCTCCAGCGGCCAGACTGTCGAAATCATTACCGCGCCGGGCGCACGCCCGAATGCCGCATGGCTGAACTTTGTCGTCAGCTCAAAAGCGCGCGCCAAGATCCGCCAACTGCTGAAGAACCTTAAGCGCGACGATTCCGTCAGCCTTGGCCGCCGGCTGCTTAACCACGCGTTAGGCGGCAGCCGCAAGCTGGCAGAGATCCCGCCAGAGAACATCCAGCGCGAACTTGACCGCATGAAGCTGGCCACGCTTGACGATCTGCTGGCGGAAATCGGTCTCGGTAACGCAATGAGCGTGGTGGTGGCGAAAAACCTGCAGCAGGGCGAAGCCTCTGCCGCACCGGTGCCGGCCAACGCGTCGAATCACGGCCATCTGCCGATCAAGGGCGCCGATGGCGTGCTGATTACTTTCGCCAAGTGCTGTCGTCCGATTCCGGGGGATCCGATCATCGCCCACGTCAGCCCAGGCAAAGGGTTGGTTATCCACCATGAATCCTGTCGTAACATCCGCGGCTACCAGAAAGAGCCTGAGAAGTTTATGGCGGTCGAATGGGATAAAGAAACTGCGCAGGAATTTATCGCCGAAATTAAGGTGGATATGTTCAACCACCAGGGCGCGCTGGCTAACCTGACGGCCGCAATCAACACCGCGTCTTCCAATATTCAGAGCCTGAATACGGAAGAAAAAGATGGCCGCGTTTACAGCGCCTTTATCCGCCTGACCGCGCGCGATCGCGTGCATCTGGCGAATATCATGCGCAAAATTCGCGTCATGCCGGACGTGATTAAAGTCACTCGTAACCGAAATTAG
- the fpr gene encoding ferredoxin--NADP(+) reductase: MANWVTGKVVKVQNWTDALFSLTIHAPVEPFTAGQFAKLGLDVDGERVQRAYSYVNAPSNPDLEFYLVTVPEGKLSPRLAALKPGDDVQIVSEAAGFFVLEEVPDCDTLWMLATGTAIGPYLSILEEGKDLDRFKNLVLVHAARYAADLSYLPQMRELEQRYAGKLRIQTVVSRETAEGSLTGRVPFLIETGALEEAVGLAMTADTSHVMLCGNPQMVRDTQQLLKETRQMTKHLRRRPGHMTAEHYW, encoded by the coding sequence ATGGCAAACTGGGTTACAGGTAAAGTTGTAAAAGTGCAAAACTGGACCGATGCACTGTTTAGCCTCACCATTCACGCGCCCGTTGAGCCGTTCACCGCAGGGCAGTTTGCTAAACTGGGCCTGGATGTTGACGGCGAGCGCGTGCAGCGCGCCTACTCCTACGTCAACGCCCCCAGCAATCCCGATCTCGAGTTCTACCTGGTCACCGTTCCGGAGGGTAAACTCAGCCCGCGACTGGCCGCGCTGAAACCCGGCGACGACGTTCAGATTGTCAGCGAAGCCGCCGGTTTCTTTGTGCTGGAAGAGGTGCCGGACTGCGACACGTTGTGGATGCTCGCCACCGGTACGGCGATCGGCCCCTATCTGTCGATTCTGGAAGAAGGGAAAGACCTGGATCGCTTCAAGAATCTGGTGCTGGTGCATGCGGCGCGCTATGCCGCCGACCTCAGCTATTTACCGCAAATGCGCGAGCTGGAGCAGCGCTACGCCGGCAAATTACGTATCCAGACCGTGGTCAGCCGCGAGACAGCGGAAGGTTCGCTGACCGGCCGGGTGCCGTTTCTGATTGAAACCGGCGCGCTGGAAGAGGCGGTCGGCCTGGCTATGACCGCCGATACCAGCCACGTGATGCTGTGCGGTAACCCGCAGATGGTGCGTGATACCCAACAGTTGCTGAAAGAGACCCGGCAGATGACCAAACATCTGCGTCGCCGACCGGGCCATATGACGGCAGAGCAC
- the gmk gene encoding guanylate kinase: MAQGTLYIVSAPSGAGKSSLIQALLKTQPLYDSQVSVSHTTRNPRPGEVHGEHYFFVDHDKFRSMISEDAFLEHAEVFGNYYGTSREAIEQVLATGVDVFLDIDWQGAQQIRNKMPGARSIFILPPSKDELDRRLRGRGQDSEEVIAKRMAQAVAEMSHYAEYDYLIVNDDFDTALGDLKNIIRAERLRMSRQKQRHGALITKLLAD, translated from the coding sequence ATGGCTCAAGGCACGCTTTATATTGTTTCCGCCCCTAGCGGCGCGGGTAAATCCAGCCTGATTCAGGCTTTATTGAAAACCCAACCGTTGTACGATTCCCAGGTTTCTGTTTCGCATACCACGCGCAATCCGCGCCCGGGTGAAGTTCACGGTGAACACTATTTCTTTGTCGATCACGATAAATTCAGGTCGATGATTAGCGAAGACGCTTTCCTTGAGCACGCTGAGGTTTTTGGCAATTATTACGGGACCTCTCGTGAAGCTATCGAGCAGGTTCTGGCGACCGGCGTTGATGTTTTTCTTGATATCGACTGGCAGGGCGCCCAGCAAATCCGTAATAAAATGCCCGGTGCGCGCAGTATCTTTATTCTGCCGCCGTCAAAAGACGAGCTTGACCGCCGCCTGCGCGGCCGCGGTCAGGACAGCGAGGAAGTCATCGCAAAACGTATGGCGCAGGCAGTTGCAGAAATGAGCCATTACGCGGAATATGATTACCTTATTGTGAATGATGATTTTGATACCGCTTTAGGCGATCTGAAAAACATTATCCGCGCTGAACGTCTGCGCATGAGCCGCCAAAAGCAGCGACATGGCGCTTTAATCACCAAACTATTGGCAGACTGA
- the rpoZ gene encoding DNA-directed RNA polymerase subunit omega: protein MARVTVQDAVEKIGNRFDLVLVAARRARQMQVGGKDPLVPEENDKTTVIALREIEEGLINNQILDVRERQEQQEQEAAELQAVTAIAEGRR, encoded by the coding sequence ATGGCACGCGTAACTGTTCAGGACGCTGTAGAGAAAATTGGTAACCGTTTTGACCTGGTACTGGTCGCCGCGCGTCGCGCTCGTCAGATGCAGGTAGGCGGAAAGGATCCGCTGGTACCGGAAGAAAACGATAAAACCACCGTTATCGCACTGCGCGAAATCGAAGAAGGTCTGATCAACAACCAGATCCTTGACGTACGTGAGCGCCAGGAACAGCAAGAGCAGGAAGCCGCTGAATTACAAGCCGTTACCGCGATTGCTGAAGGTCGTCGTTAA
- the trmH gene encoding tRNA (guanosine(18)-2'-O)-methyltransferase TrmH: MNSQRYARICEMLARRQPDLTVCMEQVHKPHNVSAVIRTADAIGVHEVHAIWPGSRMRTMASAAAGSNSWVQVKTHRTIGDAVSHLKGRGMQILATHLSDKAIDFREIDYTRPTCILMGQEKTGITQEALALADQDIIIPMVGMVQSLNVSVASALILYEAQRQRQNAGMYQRANSMLPPEEQQRLLFEGGYPVLARVAKQKGLPYPHVNEQGEVEADASWWATMQAAR; encoded by the coding sequence ATGAATTCACAGCGTTATGCGCGTATCTGCGAGATGCTCGCCAGGCGTCAGCCTGATCTGACGGTCTGCATGGAGCAGGTCCATAAACCCCATAACGTCTCTGCGGTCATCCGCACCGCAGACGCCATCGGCGTACACGAAGTACACGCCATCTGGCCTGGCAGCCGTATGCGCACCATGGCCTCTGCCGCCGCCGGCAGCAATAGTTGGGTGCAGGTGAAAACGCACCGCACGATCGGCGATGCCGTCAGCCACTTAAAAGGCCGGGGCATGCAAATCCTCGCGACGCACCTTTCCGACAAAGCCATCGATTTTCGCGAAATCGACTATACGCGCCCGACCTGCATTCTGATGGGCCAGGAGAAAACCGGCATCACCCAGGAAGCGCTGGCGCTGGCAGACCAGGACATCATTATCCCAATGGTCGGTATGGTGCAGTCGCTGAACGTCTCCGTCGCCTCCGCGCTGATCCTTTACGAAGCGCAGCGTCAGCGGCAGAACGCTGGAATGTACCAACGCGCCAATAGCATGCTGCCGCCTGAAGAGCAGCAGCGGCTGCTATTTGAAGGCGGTTACCCGGTGCTGGCGCGCGTCGCCAAACAAAAAGGGCTGCCTTATCCCCACGTCAATGAGCAGGGTGAAGTCGAAGCCGATGCCTCGTGGTGGGCAACGATGCAGGCGGCGAGGTAA